GCATTGTTTTTAAAAGCAATCAAGAAAACACTGAGAAGGCGACCAGCATAGAGATTAAAGAGAGATTAGAGCGCGCCAACGCCCGCTTTTTTGACAAATCCACAGACGCGTACACAGACTTTAGGCCCTATAGTTTGCGGGATTAGAGTTTAGGGGGTTAGGCTTAGAGTTTTCTAAGCTTAAAATAAGTGTTTATCAAATACGCTACTATTCTGAGATTATAATCCCAAAATTACAATGGTAGGAGTGTCTGTTTATGCGGCTAGCTTTATTGGCGGTATTAGCGGTGGGTTTGAGTGCAGAAAGCAGTGGGTTTTACATACAAGCAGGATTTCAATATTCTAATGTCTTGCAAGACAATGTGGCAAGCAAAACGGACATTCAGGCTTTAAATACGGCGGTTAATTTTAATAAGGCGTTCCCTTCTAAGCACCAGTGGAACGCACCACAAGCGGGCGACATACCATTTAAGGATCCGGTAAATAATCCATTTCAACAGACTGAGAAAATTTTAGATCAAATAATCGATTGGGATGGAAAAAATCTTGATATGGATATGGCCAAAGCAGACTACCAAAAAACGCAGAACAATTAATGCCCGCATGGCTAGCTTACACTATCGAAAGTGCTCAAAAAGAAACACCTAATGCGCCTAATAAAGTTATAGGGAATATGCTTAGCGAGTTGGGTAATTTTGCAGGTCGAGCTATGATGGGTTATCAAACATACAGGTTTCAAAACCCCCAGCTTGAGGCAGCTTATAAAGCGTTTAATACAGTTGGCCAGCAAGCTGCCCAAGCTTTAGGGATGGGTAGTATATTGCTTTTAAGTCATGATGAGGGTCAGGCTAGCCTTGCTGTTTTACAAGCCCAAGTCTCTAACCTAGAGAATGCGGCTAACACTCTAAGTTCTACGCTGTTTAATGTACTCACCAGTGCGTCCTCCAACCAACAACCTCTTATTGATAATCCTAATCAAAGGAGGAAGTTTAGCGCGGCTATTCAATCTGATGCGGACCAAGTTTCCGTGCTTGCTCAAGCTCTTCAGAAAGTTTTAAAAGAACGCTATGGCATTTCTCCTGCTATGCAACACTGCTACAGCAATTCTAATCTCTATGGAGTGAATGTGCAAATGGGGTACAAACAATTCTTTGGGAGTTCGAAGCGTTGGGGGTTGCGCTACTATGGCAGTTTTAGTTACAACTGGGGAGAGGGCTCTAAAACAGGCCATGGCATCAACAGCGTGATCTATGGAGCGGGCATAGATGGTTTGTTTAACTTCTTTGAGAGCGGAAGTCATGGTGTGAATGCCGGAGTCTTTTTAGGGTTAATGGTAGTGGGCAATTCATGGATTAATAATAACACGGCATTAAAAACAGCCATTAATGCGTGCAAAAATGATCGCGCTTGCACACTGCAGATGCGATCTAGTTATTTCCAACTGCCTTTGACCTTTGGTTTTAGGACTAATATTGGCGCGCATAATGGTTTTGAGATCGGCACACGCATTCCTCTATTGCCCATGCCCTATTACTACGCCTCTATGGCTACAAGTTATGGAATATTGGGAACTTACAAGCAACAAATAGGCTTTAAACGCAACGCTTCGGTGTATTTTAACTATGTCTTTAGTTTTTGATGGGAAACTCATACCCATCGATGCATGAACTATATTGGCTCTAAGCGCAAACTCTCTAATTTTTTATTTAGCAACATTCAAGAAGTGTTGTTAAATTGCGGAGTTTCTCTCTGCGATTGTGTTTTTACTGACCTTTTTTCAGGCACAGCGGCTGTAGGACGGCTGTTTAAAAACCATGTTAGACAGGTCATTAGCAATGATAAAGAGTTTTATAGCTTCGTGCTAGCCAAACACTATATTCAGAACACCCAGCCCTTAGAGCGCGCCCAAGTCCTTGTAGATGAACTTAATGCCCTCCCCCCAACAGAGGGCAAAATTTACCAGCATTACGCGCTAGGGGGCGGGGAAGGGCGGCAGTATTTCAGTAATCACAATGCAGGCAAGATTGATAGCATACGCATGCAAATTAAAAAATGGCAAGAAAATCACACCATTAATGAAGCAGAATTTTACTTTTTACTTGCCTCCCTTTTAGAGGCTAGCGACAAGGTAGCTAACACCGCTTCTGTCTATGGAGCGTTTTTAAAACACCTCAAAAAAAGCGCGCAACAAGAATTAGTGTTAACTCCAGCACCCTTAGAGTTAAGCCAAAACTCCCATTATGCCTACAACAAAGACGCTAAAGAGCTCATCGCACGCCTACACACCGATATTTTATATTTAGACCCTCCCTATAATCAGCGCGAATACGGGGCCAATTACCACCTCTTAAATAGCATTGCTCTTTATGATGACTTCATTCCACAAGGCAAAACGGGACTAAGAAATTACGAAAAATCCGCTTGGTGCAAAAAATCCTCAGCGTATGAGAGTTTAGAATATGTCATTAAGCACACCCGCGCGCGTTTTATTTTTTTAAGTTACAACGATGAGGGTCTGCTAAGTTTGGAGGAAATCGCAACCCTCTTTAGCCAATACGGGCACTACAATCTTAAAAGCCATGCCTACACCCGCTTTAAGGCTGATTCTAAGCGCACGCAGACTAAAGAGAGCACGATCGAATATTTGCATATGCTTCAAAAGTAAGAATTTTGAACTTTAAGGCATACCTGCGCCTTGCAATTAACCTATAGTTAACACTTTTTTAGGGGTTGGGGGTTCAGGGAATGGGGCAGATTTGCAAAAGGGGGTTTGAGGTTTTGTTCTGCGTGCCGATGTAGCCCGCATGAGATACACAAATATGTTTGAAAAAAGGGGCGTTTTTGTGCCCTTTGTGATGTTGGGCGATCCTAGTTATGAGGTGAGTTTTGAGATCATTAAGACTCTTATTGATGCAGGGGTGGATGCCTTAGAATTGGGTTTTGCCTTTTCTGAACCGATGGCTGATGGCCCCACCATTCAGGCAAGCCATCTTAGAGCTCTTAAGGGCGGGGTGAATATGCGCACTAATTTTGCTCTCTTAGAAAAGGTGCGCGCCTATGCCCCAAATATTCCCATCGGACTTTTGCTTTATGCTAATTTGGTGCACCACTTTGGGGTGGATCATTTTTATCGCGCTTGTGCACAGAGTGGAGTAGATAGCGTGTTGGTGGCTGATGTGCCTTTAACAGAGAGTGCGCCCTTTGTGCAAAGCGCAAACCAACACCATATCGCCCCGATTTTTATTGCTGCCCCACACACAAGTTCGGCGCATTTAAGACAGATCGTTACACAGAGTTTAGCTTATGTCTATGTGTTGGCGCGCGCAGGAGTTACTGGAGCTAGTCAAACTCTAGGCCAAGAGGCTAGAGAAGTGATTGTCCATCTTAAAGAGCTCGCACCTCTGCCTTGTCTGCTAGGCTTTGGCATTTCTCAGCCTGGCCACATACAAGAGGCGTTAGCATTGGGCGCAGATGGGGTGATTTGTGGTTCAGCCATTGTAAAAATTATAGAAGAAGGGCTCAAAGATTCCTCTTGGATGTTAAAAAATTTGCGCGTTTTTGTAGAAAATATGCGTATGGGGTTGTGCTATAATTAGGGTTTCAATGTCTAAAGGGGTGGAGTGCGAGGTTTTAGGGGTGTTTTTAATGGGGTAAAGAGAAATTTAAGCTTATGGGTCGGGGTTTTTTTATGCGCTTTTTTATTGGGGGGTTGCTTCTTGGTGCGTTTTTTTAGCAAGAATTTTAATTACAACCGCTATCGCATCACTAAGGTTGTTATAGATGGGCATGCTTTTGACTTTAAAGACATTATCTTAGAAGCCGAAAGTCTTAATCCTGCCCAAGATGCCCAAGATACTTCCATGAATGACGCGCCTCTACCGCCTAAAAAATCCGATTCAACCCCCTCTAATTCTCAATCTCCTAAAAGCAAGCTTGATTTACTAAAAGCAGAATTAGATGCCAAGATCAAAGACCTCAACGCACAAAGCCTTCCCCCCGATCATTCCATGATCAAAACAGACATGCGGCAACTCCAAAGCGATATTGCCCGCAACCACCTTAAAAAACTTCCTCCCAATGTAGTCAATAGCCCGATGGGGCGTGTGGAATTTGATCAAAAACAGTTACGGGCCTATGGGCTAATCTATTGCAACAAATATTTCATTAGCTATTCTTTCCGCGATGACGATCATTTGCGCATTGAGGATAAAGGCATTTCGCGCCGTGTGTGCAAAAATGATAAATTAATGGCTTTTGAACTCGCCTTTTACGATCATCTAAAGGGTCTTTTCACCATCACACGGGGAAAAAACACGCTCGTTTTAGACAACCAAAAAATGCAAATTTATTTACAACACTAATATGCATCAAGTCAAGCATTTAATCACCTCCAAGCACCGCGTAAAGGGGTCGCTTTTTTTAGGGTTTTTGATGCCTAGTGCGTGCTTTGAGGAGACTCTCGTGCAATTGCGCCAAGAGCACCACAAGGCGCGCCATATTGTCTATGCTTACCGCTACATGCAAAAAGGACAGCTCAAAGAAGCTTTGCATGAGGCCAAAGAACCCAAACACAGCGCGCAAGGTTTGCTAGATATTCTGCGCCATGAAACATTATGCCAGAGTGCGGTCATTGTGGTGCGCTATTTTGGGGGCGTGTTGTTAGGAGTAGGGGGTTTGATGAAGGCTTATACTACCAGTGTGCAACTCTGTATCCAAGAGATGCACGCCAACCAAGCCCTAGAAGTTTTTGAAGAACCCCTTGTGCGTTTCATCCCTTATGCTAAACTAGATGGCTTGAGTGCGCGCGCCAAAAAGTGCGCTGTGGTGCTAGAAAAGCAAGCTATAGAGCCCGATGGAGTTTGGGTAAGTCTAAAGGGCGCACAAGCGCATAGAATTTTAGGAGAATGAATGGAAGATTGGTATATTTGGCTCAAGATTATTCATGTAATTGGGATCATCTCTTGGATGGCAGCCCTCTTTTATCTGCCTCGTTTATTTGTCTACCACCGCGAAAATAGTGATAAGCAGGAATTTGTCGCCATTGTGCAGGTGCAGGAGCAAAAACTCTTTAGCTACATCGCCATGCCCGCTATGATTATTTCGGTTTTGAGCGGTTTAGCCTTGCTCTCTGTTCTAGGTTCTGAGATTTTTCACCACGGATGGTTGCACCTTAAGTTACTCTGTGTGCTCATTTTATTGCATTACCATTTTATGTGCAGGAAATTTATCCGCGAATTGGGCAGAAATGCGCATTATAAAAGTGGGCGGTTTTTCCGCTGGATTAATGAAGTGCCCACGATCTGCATGGTGGTGATTGTCTTTTGTGTGGTGGGGAAATTCTTTTGAGCCCAGAGCGCGAACAAGAACAAAAAAAGATCATTGGCATGTTTGATAACATCGCCAAAACTTACGACACCACTAACCGCGTTTTAAGTTTTAAGCAAGATGAAAAATGGCGCAAAGACGCGATCGCACGCGCACTACGCTGTGTCTATGCCTTTAAGGGGGATTTGCAAAATTTGGTAGTAGGCGATGTGGCTTGTGGCACGGCAGATATGCTCTTGCACATCGTGCGGGATTTGGAACATAAAGGCAGTTTGGAGCGTATTTATGGAATCGACCCCTCCAAAGAGATGCTACACCTAGCCCGCGAGAAAATCGCCAAACTGGCTCCCCAAGCTCCCATTAAACTAGAATGTTTAGAAGCCAAGAAACTCACCCCTCTTCAAAATGAAGAATTGGATTTGATCACCATTGCCTATGGTCTGCGTAATGTGCTCGATCGGCGCGCAGCCTTGCGCGAATTTAGCCGCACGCTGAAAAAAGGGGGTGTGCTTCTCATATTAGAGTTTATGCGCTGTGATCAGCGCGGAATTTTAGGCACTTTGGCGCATTTTTACACCTCTAAAATCCTGCCCATTTTTGGCATGCTCTTGAGCCGTAATTACAGCGCATACGCCTATCTACCTGCTTCTATTGAGGGTTTTATTAGTGTGGACGAACTAGAAGACGAATTAAACGCTGTGGGCTTAGAAGTGGTGGAGAAAAAGCACTACCTTTATAAAAGTGTTTCGTGCATTTTGGCCGTGAAAAACACGCAGGAGCAGGCATGCACCTAGCCCTCTTCCAAATGGCGCGTTTTGATTTAGATTTTATCAAGAGTAATTTAGCCCAAATCCCAAAAGGTGCGCTCTGTCTTTTCCCCGAATACATCCTAAGCCCTTTCTTTTTGGATTTGCTCCAAGAAAACCCCGAACATATTCTTTTGCAAGTTCAGGATCGCCAAGTCCAACTTCAAGAACTCGCCTGTAAACACGGGGTGCACTTAGTGATCCCTACTCTGCGCGCACACTCTAAGGGTTTGCTCAAAGAGCTCGCATGGATCAGTCCCAAGCATGCAGAATTTAGCCCTCAGCAACGCTTGATTGCTTTTGATCACTGGGACGAACAAGCCTTTTTTGTTAATCCTAAACAGGACTTTAAAACCCCTCTTAGCTTTGTGCTCGAGGGGATTAAGATCGCTGCCCTCTTTGGTTTTGAGGTGCATTTTGATGCGCTTTGGCTAAAAATGCAAGAGGAGGGAGTGGATATGGTCCTTTTGAGCAGTGCGAGCGCGTTTGAATCTTTTGAGCGTTGGCGGGCGGTGTGCAGCGCGCGCGCCTTTTGTAATTCGGTGTTGGTCGCGCGGGCTAATCGCATTGGCATGGTGCGCCAAGAGTATTATCAAGGCGTGAAACATAATTTGCCATGGCGTTTTTATGGAGATAGTTTTATCGCCCTGCCTAATGGACACATCAGCGATAGCTTGCAGGGGCAGGAGGGAGTATTGCATTTAGAGGTGCACAAAGAATATTTAGATGCGTGGGCGCGTGAATGGGGTTTTAGAAGCCCCCAAACTCATGTGGGAGAAAAGTATGATTGATAAAAAATTGCTATTAAAAGATTTTGAGGGTGTGGTGGAAAATCTGCAAAAACGCTTTGTAGACCCCCAAGTTTTGCTAAATTTAAAAGAGGTGTTGCTAGAGTTTAAAGCCCAAAAACTCCAGCTTGAAGAGTCCCAAGCTTTCCAAAACAAGATTTCTAAGGATTTCTTCCAAGCCCAACGCCAAAATGACCCACAAGCTAGAGATCTCAAAACCTCTTTAGAGGAAAATAAAACCAAGATCGCCCACCTGCAAGCCCAAGTCAATACCCTAGAAGAAAAACTAGACACGCTTTTAGCAGGACTGCCTAACTTGCTCGATCCGGCTACGCCCTTTGGCAAGGATGAAAGCGACAATGTGGAGATCAAGCGCATTTTAACCCCTAAGAGTTTTGATTTTGAGCCCCAAGAGCACCACATTTTGGCTCAAAAAAATGGCTGGATCGAGTTTGAGCGTGCGGTAAAAATCTCTAAGAGTCGTTTTAATGTCTTGCGCGCGCGCGGGGCGTTGGTGCATAGAGCCCTAGCGAATTTCATGCTCGATTCTAATGCCTCACGCGGGTTTGAGATCGTGAGCCCGCCCGTGATTGTGAATACCACAACTCTTTTTGGCACGGGGCAGTTGCCTAAATTTCAAGAAGACCTTTTTAAGATTGAGGACGAATCCCTCTATTTAATCCCTACCTCTGAGGTAAGTTTGACCAATCTCTATGCTGATGAGATTTTACGCGTGGAAGATTTGCCCATTATGATGACTGCCTGCACCCCCTGTTTTCGCAAAGAGGCAGGCAGTGCCTCTAAAGACACACATGGAATGATCCGCCAACACCAATTTGACAAAGTGGAATTAGTGGCCATCACCCACCCAGATGAGAGCGCGCACATGCAAGAGAAAATGTTAGAGGCGGCTAGCGCGATTCTATGTGCTTTAGAATTGCCCCATCGTTTTGTGCAACTTTGTAGCGGAGATTTGGGTTTTAGTGCGAGCAATACGGTGGATATTGAAGTGTGGTTGCCCGGGCAAAATTGTTATCGTGAAATTAGTTCGGTGTCCAACACGCGCGATTTTCAAGCTCGGCGGGCCAAAATCCGCTACAAAGAAGGCAAGAAAAACGCGTTGGCGCATACACTCAATGGCTCTTCTCTAGCCATTGGGCGCACCTTAGTCGCCTTGATGGAAAACCACCAGACTCGCGATGGGGATATTCATATTCCCAAAGCTTTAGAACCTTATTTAAAATCTTGGGTGTGAGATGGCAGAAGAAAATCCACAAGATAAACCTAAAAAATCCCTCTTTCCCTCTTTGATTCAGGCGATCAGGGGGGTTTTTAGTCGTAGCACTTTAGACAAACTCCAAAATAACTGGAGCGAACTCAAAAGCCGTCCAAAGGTGCTTTATGGAGTGGGCGGGGGAATTTTAGCATTTATCTTGCTACTTATTGCACTCTCTTTATTTAGGCATTACAAGGCGCAAAGCGACCATAAAGAAATCATCGAAACAGAAACGCAGTTACAAAAACAACGAGAAAAAGTTGCCTCCAATAAAAACGAAGATTTTGCTAATCTACCCACTATTAAGGGCGAGAGCACAATTCCTCTGAGCAATGAAGAAGAGATCAATGCTTTGATCACCAAAGCCGATCTGCTCTACCATCAAGGACAACGCCAAGAAGCCCTGAAAATCTTTAGCGACATCTCTCAACAGTCTTCTAGTATCGCCAACCACAATTTGGGCGTGATTAAGATGCACGAACACGACTATACGGGCGCGCTCAAAGCTTTTAACCAAGCCATCGCCTCTAAACAAAATGTTTCTATCAACGCGATCAATGCGATGGTGGCTTCCTTTTATCTTAACAATATGGACCTTTATACGCGTTATTTGCGTCTAACCATGCAAAGTCTCCCCGAAGTTGCTAACCAACCTATTTATGCCTATGCCTATTCTCTAGGGCTCTACTATGGGGGGCATTATTTTGAGACCCTCTCCACCCTTAACCATTCCAACTCAGTCATCTTTAAACCTATGCGCCAACGCCTAGCCTCTAAAATTTACCTTCTCTTTGGAGATACCCAAAACGCTTTAAATAGTTTGGGCGAAGTGGCCACTCCTAAAGATGATAAGGCATTGGGGTTGCTTTATGCGCGCTTAGGCCACTACAGGGAAGCTTTAAGGCACTTGGAACGCTATATAGATCATTTCCCGCACGATTTGAGCACTTATATGGCTAAGGAATTAATTTATTTAAAAATGGGAAACTTTCCCCAAGCAAGTGGGGCACTGAGTTTTTTACAACAACAGGCTAAAAACGATGCCAATAAGCTTAAGATTCTCAGCGACACTTACCCCATCGCTCCCATTCTTAACGCGCGTTTTTTTGATATTGACACCGTGCGGCGTGATTTCTGGACCAACAATTTTAGACAAAGCATCGGTTTACCCATTTATCGCATTTTCTTCTATTACGCCCCTTTCAAGCTCATCAATGCCAAGAAAGGTTTAGAGGCGATCCAAGAGGGGGTGTTTTTTGTGGATACGAGTGGAAGCAAAGACTTTGATGGAGCTCTCAAATCCATAGAAAATGGCAAAAACATGAGTATTTCCGATCAATATACCATCGAGGCCCTCAAAGAGATTGGCCACTCGCATTTGCGTAGCGCCATGCACCAACTCAAACGCGCTCTACAAGTCAACCCCAATAATGCAGTGAGTCATTACAACTTAGGTCTTGTCTATGCCCAATTAGACGATTTTAATGACGCGAGTTTTCATTTTAGAAAATCTTACCATTTGGACAGTCATAACATCCTTGCAGGAATTTTTGCCGTGATCGCCGGACGACTCAACTATGAAGATATGAGTGTGTTTTTGAAAAATCTCACAGCAGATTTTCAGGCGATGGATTTTTCTAACAAAACCGATCGGGCGTTTTTAAACTCTTTTATTGCCTATCTCAACGATGCGAGCAATGACGATTTGGCATGGCTGAGCGATGTGAAAAAACCTTTAAAAATCTATTATGCCCTCAATGTTGCTTATGCCAACAAAGCCCACAATAAAGATCGTTTGATTCAAAGCTTTAAGGCTCTTAAAATCATGCAACCTGATAATATGCTCACCAACCTTTTTTATCAGATGATGCTCAAATACCGGGCGGATATTAAACAAATGTTAGAGGCTTACGCACTTTTGACCAACAAGAGCATGAATATTGAAGAGTTGGTGCATGGGCCATTATTAGCGCGCAAAATGTACATTTACTTGGGTTTTGTTACAGGGCTTTTAAACCAGCAAGAACAGGAATTAACCACACGCCTAAGTGTTACGCGGGATGAAGATCTGAGCACAGATTTAATGCGCATGTTAGGTCTTTTGAGTATCTTTCAAAAAAAATACGAAAAGGCTGTTGGAATCTTCACTTTTCTCATCGATAAACGCAAGGAAACTAGCGCAGAGCCCTTACTTCTTGCCAGTCTGGCCTATATTGCCCTTAAGCGTTATGGTGATGCGGCCTTGTTACTAGAATTTGCCAAAACCAAATTACCCGGTAATTACGATGTGCGCTATGGTTTGGGATTGCTCTACCAACGCATGGGCAATTTTGAAGCCAGTTTAAACCATTTTGGCGCGATCAAGGATTCAGATTTTCAATCTATTTATCTTGATTTTGCTATTCAGTCTCCCACAGCCCAAAAAGATTTCCCGTGAAAAAGATTCTCTTAGCCGATCTCAATGAGCCTCAAAGAGAGGCTTGTATGCATGTCAAGGGTCCCTTGCTCATTTTAGCCGGGGCAGGCAGTGGCAAGACC
This portion of the Helicobacter felis ATCC 49179 genome encodes:
- a CDS encoding outer membrane protein codes for the protein MPAWLAYTIESAQKETPNAPNKVIGNMLSELGNFAGRAMMGYQTYRFQNPQLEAAYKAFNTVGQQAAQALGMGSILLLSHDEGQASLAVLQAQVSNLENAANTLSSTLFNVLTSASSNQQPLIDNPNQRRKFSAAIQSDADQVSVLAQALQKVLKERYGISPAMQHCYSNSNLYGVNVQMGYKQFFGSSKRWGLRYYGSFSYNWGEGSKTGHGINSVIYGAGIDGLFNFFESGSHGVNAGVFLGLMVVGNSWINNNTALKTAINACKNDRACTLQMRSSYFQLPLTFGFRTNIGAHNGFEIGTRIPLLPMPYYYASMATSYGILGTYKQQIGFKRNASVYFNYVFSF
- a CDS encoding DNA adenine methylase — protein: MNYIGSKRKLSNFLFSNIQEVLLNCGVSLCDCVFTDLFSGTAAVGRLFKNHVRQVISNDKEFYSFVLAKHYIQNTQPLERAQVLVDELNALPPTEGKIYQHYALGGGEGRQYFSNHNAGKIDSIRMQIKKWQENHTINEAEFYFLLASLLEASDKVANTASVYGAFLKHLKKSAQQELVLTPAPLELSQNSHYAYNKDAKELIARLHTDILYLDPPYNQREYGANYHLLNSIALYDDFIPQGKTGLRNYEKSAWCKKSSAYESLEYVIKHTRARFIFLSYNDEGLLSLEEIATLFSQYGHYNLKSHAYTRFKADSKRTQTKESTIEYLHMLQK
- the trpA gene encoding tryptophan synthase subunit alpha codes for the protein MRYTNMFEKRGVFVPFVMLGDPSYEVSFEIIKTLIDAGVDALELGFAFSEPMADGPTIQASHLRALKGGVNMRTNFALLEKVRAYAPNIPIGLLLYANLVHHFGVDHFYRACAQSGVDSVLVADVPLTESAPFVQSANQHHIAPIFIAAPHTSSAHLRQIVTQSLAYVYVLARAGVTGASQTLGQEAREVIVHLKELAPLPCLLGFGISQPGHIQEALALGADGVICGSAIVKIIEEGLKDSSWMLKNLRVFVENMRMGLCYN
- a CDS encoding META domain-containing protein translates to MRGFRGVFNGVKRNLSLWVGVFLCAFLLGGCFLVRFFSKNFNYNRYRITKVVIDGHAFDFKDIILEAESLNPAQDAQDTSMNDAPLPPKKSDSTPSNSQSPKSKLDLLKAELDAKIKDLNAQSLPPDHSMIKTDMRQLQSDIARNHLKKLPPNVVNSPMGRVEFDQKQLRAYGLIYCNKYFISYSFRDDDHLRIEDKGISRRVCKNDKLMAFELAFYDHLKGLFTITRGKNTLVLDNQKMQIYLQH
- a CDS encoding YigZ family protein, encoding MHQVKHLITSKHRVKGSLFLGFLMPSACFEETLVQLRQEHHKARHIVYAYRYMQKGQLKEALHEAKEPKHSAQGLLDILRHETLCQSAVIVVRYFGGVLLGVGGLMKAYTTSVQLCIQEMHANQALEVFEEPLVRFIPYAKLDGLSARAKKCAVVLEKQAIEPDGVWVSLKGAQAHRILGE
- the hemJ gene encoding protoporphyrinogen oxidase HemJ, translated to MEDWYIWLKIIHVIGIISWMAALFYLPRLFVYHRENSDKQEFVAIVQVQEQKLFSYIAMPAMIISVLSGLALLSVLGSEIFHHGWLHLKLLCVLILLHYHFMCRKFIRELGRNAHYKSGRFFRWINEVPTICMVVIVFCVVGKFF
- the ubiE gene encoding bifunctional demethylmenaquinone methyltransferase/2-methoxy-6-polyprenyl-1,4-benzoquinol methylase UbiE, with product MSPEREQEQKKIIGMFDNIAKTYDTTNRVLSFKQDEKWRKDAIARALRCVYAFKGDLQNLVVGDVACGTADMLLHIVRDLEHKGSLERIYGIDPSKEMLHLAREKIAKLAPQAPIKLECLEAKKLTPLQNEELDLITIAYGLRNVLDRRAALREFSRTLKKGGVLLILEFMRCDQRGILGTLAHFYTSKILPIFGMLLSRNYSAYAYLPASIEGFISVDELEDELNAVGLEVVEKKHYLYKSVSCILAVKNTQEQACT
- a CDS encoding carbon-nitrogen hydrolase family protein; its protein translation is MHFGREKHAGAGMHLALFQMARFDLDFIKSNLAQIPKGALCLFPEYILSPFFLDLLQENPEHILLQVQDRQVQLQELACKHGVHLVIPTLRAHSKGLLKELAWISPKHAEFSPQQRLIAFDHWDEQAFFVNPKQDFKTPLSFVLEGIKIAALFGFEVHFDALWLKMQEEGVDMVLLSSASAFESFERWRAVCSARAFCNSVLVARANRIGMVRQEYYQGVKHNLPWRFYGDSFIALPNGHISDSLQGQEGVLHLEVHKEYLDAWAREWGFRSPQTHVGEKYD
- the serS gene encoding serine--tRNA ligase; translation: MIDKKLLLKDFEGVVENLQKRFVDPQVLLNLKEVLLEFKAQKLQLEESQAFQNKISKDFFQAQRQNDPQARDLKTSLEENKTKIAHLQAQVNTLEEKLDTLLAGLPNLLDPATPFGKDESDNVEIKRILTPKSFDFEPQEHHILAQKNGWIEFERAVKISKSRFNVLRARGALVHRALANFMLDSNASRGFEIVSPPVIVNTTTLFGTGQLPKFQEDLFKIEDESLYLIPTSEVSLTNLYADEILRVEDLPIMMTACTPCFRKEAGSASKDTHGMIRQHQFDKVELVAITHPDESAHMQEKMLEAASAILCALELPHRFVQLCSGDLGFSASNTVDIEVWLPGQNCYREISSVSNTRDFQARRAKIRYKEGKKNALAHTLNGSSLAIGRTLVALMENHQTRDGDIHIPKALEPYLKSWV
- a CDS encoding tetratricopeptide repeat protein, whose product is MAEENPQDKPKKSLFPSLIQAIRGVFSRSTLDKLQNNWSELKSRPKVLYGVGGGILAFILLLIALSLFRHYKAQSDHKEIIETETQLQKQREKVASNKNEDFANLPTIKGESTIPLSNEEEINALITKADLLYHQGQRQEALKIFSDISQQSSSIANHNLGVIKMHEHDYTGALKAFNQAIASKQNVSINAINAMVASFYLNNMDLYTRYLRLTMQSLPEVANQPIYAYAYSLGLYYGGHYFETLSTLNHSNSVIFKPMRQRLASKIYLLFGDTQNALNSLGEVATPKDDKALGLLYARLGHYREALRHLERYIDHFPHDLSTYMAKELIYLKMGNFPQASGALSFLQQQAKNDANKLKILSDTYPIAPILNARFFDIDTVRRDFWTNNFRQSIGLPIYRIFFYYAPFKLINAKKGLEAIQEGVFFVDTSGSKDFDGALKSIENGKNMSISDQYTIEALKEIGHSHLRSAMHQLKRALQVNPNNAVSHYNLGLVYAQLDDFNDASFHFRKSYHLDSHNILAGIFAVIAGRLNYEDMSVFLKNLTADFQAMDFSNKTDRAFLNSFIAYLNDASNDDLAWLSDVKKPLKIYYALNVAYANKAHNKDRLIQSFKALKIMQPDNMLTNLFYQMMLKYRADIKQMLEAYALLTNKSMNIEELVHGPLLARKMYIYLGFVTGLLNQQEQELTTRLSVTRDEDLSTDLMRMLGLLSIFQKKYEKAVGIFTFLIDKRKETSAEPLLLASLAYIALKRYGDAALLLEFAKTKLPGNYDVRYGLGLLYQRMGNFEASLNHFGAIKDSDFQSIYLDFAIQSPTAQKDFP